Proteins encoded within one genomic window of Novipirellula galeiformis:
- a CDS encoding DUF1571 domain-containing protein gives MQFPKQRFPKKRLLVVTLTASAVAVGLLLNAVSSPGRASSEHARPTDLSDSTASNLSESSSAATTRESTLAEVLEIATEARAAMVHQLESYTARFVKQEATDGGQLGEETEIQLKVQTRFRNGTEAGAMRAYLRFTAPDSVRGREVIWAEDLHDGKLLVHEAGLLGLAPIPPLDPNGFLAMRGQRYPISEIGIVRLVEKLIERGQVDLENPDIKVTITPNFLLDEVPGELIQVTRAKPAGTKDDFSLAEIVMDPKRQLILRYRSFGWPKQAGEAAPLQESYTYHDIQTNVGLTDLDFDPTNPEYGFP, from the coding sequence GTGCAATTTCCCAAACAGCGATTTCCCAAAAAACGATTGCTAGTGGTGACGTTGACAGCGAGCGCGGTCGCAGTCGGTTTGCTTTTGAATGCGGTCAGCAGCCCAGGCCGAGCGAGCAGCGAACACGCACGGCCGACCGACCTCTCCGATTCCACGGCAAGCAACTTGAGCGAATCGTCATCCGCAGCAACGACGCGTGAATCGACGCTTGCCGAAGTGCTTGAGATCGCAACCGAGGCGCGCGCGGCGATGGTTCATCAACTCGAGAGCTACACCGCTCGGTTTGTCAAACAAGAAGCGACCGATGGCGGCCAACTTGGCGAAGAGACCGAGATCCAACTGAAGGTGCAAACGCGATTTCGCAACGGAACCGAAGCGGGTGCCATGCGAGCCTACTTGCGTTTCACAGCCCCCGATTCCGTTCGTGGCCGCGAGGTCATCTGGGCCGAAGACTTGCATGACGGAAAACTGCTTGTTCACGAAGCCGGCTTGCTCGGCCTAGCTCCGATTCCTCCATTGGACCCCAATGGATTTCTCGCGATGCGAGGCCAACGCTATCCGATTTCAGAGATCGGGATTGTGCGTCTGGTCGAAAAATTGATCGAGCGAGGACAAGTCGATTTAGAAAATCCGGATATCAAGGTCACAATCACACCTAACTTCCTGCTCGACGAGGTCCCCGGCGAGCTGATCCAAGTCACACGCGCAAAACCCGCGGGCACCAAGGACGATTTCTCACTGGCCGAAATTGTCATGGATCCCAAACGCCAACTCATCCTTCGCTATCGAAGCTTTGGCTGGCCCAAACAAGCCGGCGAAGCCGCTCCGCTGCAAGAGTCGTACACCTATCACGACATCCAAACCAACGTGGGGCTCACCGATCTCGATTTTGATCCAACAAACCCCGAATACGGATTCCCGTAG
- a CDS encoding IS91 family transposase, with translation MATTIQTLLKEHFDDFAQRNRLSFDMVRAAVCMRDCRSAALGGHINSCPDGHFDQIAYNSCRHRCCPICNGLPRARWLDGWKHRLLPCPHFHTIFTTPHDLLPLWRYNKGVFADTLFAAAAETLRELLADEKYLGGKVGILAAVHTWSQTLAGHVHLHVLVTAGGLDGDGKWQHAKKSCLLPRKVLMIKFRGKFRAMLLEKLAKGELKVPPSTTPAKLRSLLNLLGRTVWNVKILERYDYGDGVATYLANYLKGGPIGNHRILCERDGRVYFRFRMGNSDRTVPNRQGVTSLTVDEFLGRLLEHVPPRRFQSVRGYGLYSGNQHSHLTEAHAALGSAMPEAESPLSWQEFCEAAGLPDAGRCPKCGKPLVSHDEFERGRSPPRGYRDAVIQGSAA, from the coding sequence ATGGCCACTACGATCCAAACTCTGCTCAAAGAACACTTTGACGACTTTGCCCAACGAAATCGGCTCTCGTTCGACATGGTTCGCGCAGCCGTGTGCATGCGAGACTGCCGCTCCGCTGCGTTGGGTGGACACATCAACAGTTGCCCCGACGGACACTTCGACCAGATCGCCTACAACTCCTGTCGCCATCGCTGTTGCCCGATTTGCAACGGCTTGCCGCGTGCCCGTTGGCTCGATGGCTGGAAGCATCGATTGCTGCCGTGTCCGCACTTTCACACCATCTTCACGACCCCACACGACCTGTTGCCACTGTGGCGGTACAACAAGGGGGTGTTCGCCGACACGCTGTTTGCCGCCGCAGCGGAGACGCTACGAGAACTGCTTGCCGATGAAAAGTATCTGGGCGGCAAAGTCGGGATACTCGCGGCGGTGCATACCTGGAGCCAGACGCTGGCCGGACACGTTCATTTGCATGTGCTGGTGACCGCCGGAGGGCTTGACGGTGATGGCAAGTGGCAGCACGCAAAGAAGTCGTGCTTGCTGCCACGCAAGGTGCTGATGATAAAGTTTCGCGGCAAGTTCCGAGCGATGCTACTGGAGAAACTGGCCAAGGGCGAATTGAAAGTTCCACCGTCAACGACGCCAGCGAAATTGCGAAGTCTGCTCAACTTGCTGGGGCGGACCGTTTGGAACGTCAAGATCCTGGAGCGTTACGACTACGGCGATGGGGTGGCAACCTATTTGGCGAACTACCTGAAGGGAGGCCCGATCGGCAACCACCGTATCCTGTGCGAGCGTGATGGCCGGGTCTACTTTCGCTTCCGCATGGGAAACTCCGATCGCACGGTCCCCAATCGTCAGGGCGTGACCAGTTTGACGGTCGACGAGTTTTTGGGTCGGTTGCTCGAGCACGTGCCGCCCAGGCGGTTCCAAAGCGTGCGAGGCTACGGGCTGTACAGCGGCAACCAGCACAGCCACTTGACTGAAGCTCATGCGGCACTCGGTAGCGCCATGCCCGAAGCCGAGTCGCCGCTGAGTTGGCAGGAGTTCTGTGAAGCAGCGGGACTGCCCGATGCAGGGCGTTGTCCCAAGTGCGGCAAGCCATTGGTGTCACACGATGAATTTGAACGAGGCCGCTCGCCACCGCGTGGCTATCGCGACGCAGTGATTCAAGGGAGTGCAGCATGA
- the infA gene encoding translation initiation factor IF-1: protein MSKKEEAFEVEGTVTQALANTRFRVQLETGSEVMAHVAGRMRKHFIRIVPGDKVRVELSPYDLTKGRIIFRER, encoded by the coding sequence TTGAGTAAGAAAGAAGAGGCCTTCGAAGTCGAAGGCACCGTCACCCAGGCGCTCGCCAACACCCGCTTCCGCGTCCAACTCGAGACGGGCAGCGAAGTGATGGCCCATGTGGCTGGCCGCATGCGAAAACACTTCATCCGGATTGTCCCGGGCGACAAGGTACGAGTCGAGCTATCGCCGTACGATTTGACCAAGGGTCGGATCATCTTCCGAGAACGCTAG
- a CDS encoding FAD-binding domain-containing protein, translating to MLIPSLRHRDANHHPLREDGDYVLYWMIAFRRTHYNFALEHAVDRAQQFGKPLVVFEPLRARYRWASDRMHTFVIEGMRDNAAELANQPVTYYPYVEPKPGVASPLLHMLAKKACTVVTDEYPCFFLPHIIEAVKDRIPARLELVDSNGVIPLQLPDRTFTVAHSYRRWMQKNILNALLEMPKANPLAKVRLPTLDRLPTKITKRWPVADIEKRLAPGGLCEIPIDHQVKPSETVRGGAKAAHKRLSRFIKHDLARYSEDRNHPNEQATTGLSPHLHFGHISAHEIVDKLLAHEDWTPNQVSAANGKNHDFWNTSESAEACLDQLLTWREMSFNRTFREPDTYDQFDTLPEWALKTLRKHQSDPREKTYTLDQFEAAQTDDPLWNAAQRELVRNGVMHNYMRMLWGKKILHWTATPQQALHIMIELNNKYALDGRDPNSYSGIFWTLGRFDRAWGPERPIFGSVRYMTSDSARRKLKLDRYLERFGP from the coding sequence ATGTTGATCCCCTCGCTTCGGCACCGCGATGCCAATCACCACCCCCTCCGCGAGGACGGAGACTATGTCCTGTATTGGATGATCGCGTTTCGGCGAACGCACTACAACTTTGCCCTCGAACATGCCGTCGACCGAGCCCAGCAATTCGGCAAGCCGCTAGTCGTCTTCGAACCGCTTCGCGCCCGCTACCGCTGGGCGAGCGATCGAATGCATACGTTTGTGATCGAAGGCATGCGAGACAACGCCGCCGAGCTAGCGAATCAACCGGTAACGTACTACCCATACGTTGAACCCAAGCCGGGCGTGGCCAGCCCCCTGCTTCACATGCTGGCGAAAAAGGCCTGCACCGTCGTGACCGACGAATACCCTTGCTTCTTTTTGCCTCACATCATCGAGGCAGTCAAAGATCGGATTCCCGCGCGTCTTGAACTCGTCGACAGCAATGGCGTGATCCCGCTGCAACTTCCCGACCGCACCTTCACCGTGGCCCACAGCTACCGCCGCTGGATGCAAAAAAACATCCTCAATGCACTACTGGAAATGCCGAAGGCCAATCCTTTGGCGAAAGTCCGATTGCCGACGCTCGATCGACTGCCCACCAAAATCACGAAACGCTGGCCCGTCGCCGATATCGAAAAACGACTGGCCCCCGGTGGACTCTGTGAGATTCCAATCGATCATCAAGTCAAACCAAGCGAGACCGTTCGTGGTGGAGCCAAGGCGGCCCACAAACGACTGAGCCGGTTTATCAAGCACGACTTGGCACGCTACAGCGAAGATCGCAACCATCCCAATGAACAAGCGACGACGGGGTTGAGCCCGCACCTTCACTTTGGCCATATCTCGGCCCACGAGATCGTCGACAAGCTGCTTGCACACGAAGATTGGACTCCCAACCAGGTGTCAGCGGCGAACGGAAAAAATCACGACTTCTGGAATACCAGCGAGTCCGCCGAAGCGTGTTTGGACCAACTGCTCACATGGCGTGAAATGAGCTTCAATCGAACCTTTCGCGAGCCCGACACCTATGACCAATTCGACACGCTTCCCGAGTGGGCGCTGAAAACGCTCCGCAAGCATCAAAGCGACCCTCGCGAAAAAACCTACACGCTTGACCAGTTCGAGGCGGCCCAAACCGACGATCCGCTCTGGAACGCCGCCCAGCGTGAACTCGTTCGCAACGGCGTCATGCACAACTACATGAGAATGTTGTGGGGCAAAAAAATCCTGCACTGGACCGCCACCCCTCAACAGGCGTTGCACATCATGATCGAGCTGAACAACAAATACGCCCTCGATGGGCGCGACCCGAATTCGTATAGCGGAATTTTCTGGACCCTCGGTCGGTTCGACCGTGCGTGGGGCCCCGAGCGGCCCATCTTTGGCAGCGTTCGCTACATGACGAGCGACAGTGCCCGTCGCAAACTGAAACTCGATCGCTACCTCGAGCGGTTTGGGCCCTAG
- the rplM gene encoding 50S ribosomal protein L13 yields the protein MVAQRTFMAKPGEVEKQWHIVDASDEILGRLASDIAVVLMGKHRPEYTPHVDCGDFVIVTNADKVAMSGRKMDVRHYTWYTGHPGLRLESYGDRQQRKPEDLILHAVRRMLPKNKLATQMLKKLKIYAGPEHPHTAQQPAVLQRTGKKLKTNQ from the coding sequence GTGGTTGCTCAACGAACATTCATGGCCAAGCCCGGCGAAGTAGAAAAGCAGTGGCACATCGTCGATGCATCGGACGAAATCCTCGGTCGATTGGCGAGTGACATCGCCGTCGTCTTGATGGGCAAGCATCGTCCTGAATACACACCGCACGTCGATTGCGGCGACTTCGTGATCGTCACCAACGCGGACAAAGTTGCGATGTCGGGCCGCAAAATGGATGTTCGTCACTACACGTGGTACACCGGTCACCCCGGCCTGCGTTTGGAAAGCTACGGCGATCGCCAACAACGCAAGCCTGAAGACTTGATCCTGCACGCGGTCCGCCGCATGTTGCCCAAGAACAAGTTGGCGACCCAAATGCTGAAAAAGCTAAAGATTTACGCGGGCCCTGAGCATCCCCACACGGCACAACAGCCTGCGGTTCTTCAACGAACCGGCAAAAAGCTGAAAACCAACCAGTAA
- the rpsI gene encoding 30S ribosomal protein S9 produces MVAVKKDKINGDALGTGRRKSSVARVRVRAGNGKIVVNSKPISEYFVNAQDQTCVLQTLEAVGLTEQVDVIVRVNGGGMTGQSGAVRMGLARALVSYDEALHEPLRDGSYLTRDSRMKERKKPGLRGARRGVQFSKR; encoded by the coding sequence ATGGTCGCTGTAAAAAAGGACAAAATCAACGGTGACGCGCTTGGTACGGGACGCCGCAAAAGCAGCGTCGCTCGCGTACGAGTTCGTGCTGGAAACGGCAAAATCGTGGTCAACTCGAAGCCAATCAGCGAGTACTTCGTAAACGCCCAAGACCAGACTTGCGTCCTGCAAACGCTCGAGGCCGTTGGCTTGACCGAACAGGTCGACGTGATCGTCCGTGTCAACGGTGGTGGCATGACGGGACAGAGCGGAGCCGTCCGCATGGGCCTGGCTCGCGCCTTGGTTAGCTATGACGAAGCCCTCCACGAACCACTTCGCGACGGCAGCTACCTGACTCGCGATTCACGCATGAAAGAGCGTAAGAAACCAGGCCTTCGTGGTGCTCGTCGGGGTGTCCAGTTCAGTAAGCGTTAA
- a CDS encoding hybrid sensor histidine kinase/response regulator — protein sequence MHRDINRELNRSPMDLLLSYLLIGGAVLICCGTFYLREAGHLERMLMNEERSRVDAFAQFVESSLSPVADNLRQLASDGSLVRYATSGSPTALERAIQQAVVFSRLKPEYDQLRYLDEQGHEVMRVNQSGQVVSQAELQNKSHRPYFERVRTLGPGQLYLSALDLNVEHGRIEEPFREVLRFAIPVFDDTGKRHGVYVVNYLASNLLSHLEAIRPETQHRLRIINGDGFWLKAARPELEWGFLFPQRKVQSLSQTEPELWDEIEAHPQGQTRISTGTLTWRRVGLSEGITSGADTANMISEEKFLVIASEISSQEYAELFLHLRVAFAIVTVTLLAITLFAKRSLRSKQRASESLRRSQLSLRESIHSMDDAVQARVAAESANQAKSEFLAAMSHELRTPLNGILGMNELLMRTELTDQQRQFLEVGSTCGQSLLQQINDILDLSKIEAGKLELDIQSYDLESLVFSIAEMFALSAHQKGYPLHCHIDPQACAQVRCDGNRIRQILVNLVGNAVKFTTSGCITVRVKCVQQQGRSMRLRFSVQDTGIGILEDRRDRLFKPFSQVDRSATREFGGTGLGLSICKELTEFMQGEIGVTSQVGSGSTFWFELPVELASEELPVDIHRRSLAGICVVSVNDTNHVRAQVYDSLRAWKCPFQQVESLSEALAAITQAESSGNPFSRVLVDCRLVAADQYAELRDFAKKCHLPIIGLGASLDGPAVEDLRQAGVGGVLLDPVRPSALFDALSSAIGFAASTTTASAEKASQAGATPQSPAIKAHVLVAEDNGINQMYVRELLEHMGCTCDIANNGAEALSSLELNRYDLVLMDCQMPEMDGFAASREIRRREACGELPGRLPIVALTANALKGDRQRCLAAGMDEYLSKPIEYGTLRKILMEFISVPGVSTPS from the coding sequence ATGCATAGAGACATAAATCGCGAGCTGAATCGCAGTCCCATGGACTTGCTGCTGTCTTACCTGCTCATTGGCGGCGCCGTGCTGATTTGCTGTGGCACGTTCTATTTGCGTGAAGCGGGGCATCTTGAACGGATGTTGATGAATGAAGAGCGCAGTCGTGTCGACGCGTTCGCCCAATTCGTGGAATCGAGCTTGTCGCCGGTGGCGGACAATTTGCGGCAACTTGCCAGCGATGGCAGTTTGGTCCGCTACGCGACCAGCGGAAGCCCGACCGCACTCGAGCGAGCCATTCAGCAAGCCGTTGTGTTTAGCCGACTAAAGCCCGAATACGATCAACTGCGTTATTTGGATGAGCAAGGGCATGAGGTGATGCGTGTTAACCAATCGGGGCAAGTGGTCAGCCAAGCGGAGCTTCAAAACAAATCTCATCGACCCTATTTTGAAAGAGTACGCACGCTCGGGCCGGGGCAACTTTACCTTTCCGCTCTGGATCTAAACGTTGAACACGGTCGTATTGAAGAGCCCTTTCGCGAAGTGCTGCGGTTTGCGATCCCGGTATTTGACGATACGGGAAAGCGGCATGGCGTGTATGTCGTTAACTACCTCGCTTCCAACTTACTTTCGCATCTCGAAGCGATCCGGCCGGAGACGCAGCACCGATTGCGGATCATCAATGGCGACGGTTTTTGGTTGAAAGCGGCGCGTCCTGAACTGGAATGGGGATTTCTTTTTCCGCAGCGAAAGGTCCAGTCGTTAAGTCAAACCGAGCCCGAACTGTGGGACGAAATCGAGGCTCATCCCCAGGGCCAAACTCGCATTTCGACCGGGACATTGACATGGCGACGGGTCGGGCTAAGCGAGGGGATCACTTCGGGTGCAGATACCGCCAATATGATTTCAGAGGAAAAGTTCCTCGTGATCGCATCCGAGATTTCGAGTCAAGAGTACGCCGAGCTTTTCCTGCACCTGCGAGTCGCGTTTGCAATTGTCACGGTGACATTGTTAGCGATCACGCTTTTCGCAAAACGATCGCTGCGCTCGAAACAACGCGCCAGCGAATCGCTGCGGCGCAGCCAGTTAAGTCTCCGAGAGTCGATTCATTCAATGGACGACGCGGTCCAGGCCCGCGTGGCCGCTGAGTCCGCCAACCAGGCCAAGAGCGAATTTCTCGCCGCCATGAGCCATGAATTGCGGACGCCGCTCAACGGTATCTTGGGAATGAATGAACTGCTAATGAGAACGGAATTGACCGATCAGCAGCGACAATTTCTCGAGGTCGGCAGCACTTGCGGCCAATCGTTACTGCAACAAATCAACGATATTCTTGACTTGTCCAAAATTGAAGCGGGAAAGCTCGAGTTGGACATTCAGTCGTATGACCTCGAGTCGCTGGTGTTTTCCATCGCCGAGATGTTTGCCCTAAGTGCCCACCAGAAGGGCTATCCGCTGCATTGCCACATCGATCCCCAGGCATGTGCCCAGGTTCGCTGCGATGGAAATCGAATCCGACAAATTCTCGTTAACCTTGTGGGCAATGCGGTGAAATTCACCACTTCGGGCTGCATCACCGTGCGGGTCAAATGCGTGCAGCAACAAGGACGATCAATGCGGCTCCGATTCTCGGTGCAGGACACGGGAATCGGGATTTTGGAAGACCGGCGCGACCGACTGTTTAAGCCCTTTTCACAGGTCGACCGCTCCGCCACTCGCGAATTCGGGGGCACCGGATTGGGGCTCTCTATCTGCAAAGAATTGACGGAGTTTATGCAGGGAGAGATTGGCGTGACGAGTCAGGTTGGCAGCGGATCGACGTTTTGGTTTGAGTTGCCGGTCGAGCTTGCGTCCGAGGAGTTGCCGGTCGACATACATCGCCGCTCGCTGGCCGGGATTTGCGTCGTTTCGGTAAATGATACGAACCACGTGCGAGCGCAGGTCTACGACAGCTTGCGGGCTTGGAAATGCCCGTTCCAGCAGGTCGAAAGCCTCTCGGAGGCGCTCGCGGCCATCACCCAGGCGGAGTCCTCTGGTAATCCGTTTTCACGCGTCCTGGTGGATTGCCGATTGGTCGCAGCGGATCAATACGCGGAGCTCCGCGACTTTGCCAAGAAATGCCACCTGCCGATCATTGGACTTGGGGCGAGTTTAGACGGTCCGGCGGTGGAGGATTTGAGGCAGGCGGGCGTCGGGGGAGTGCTGCTCGATCCGGTTCGCCCGAGCGCCTTGTTTGATGCGTTGAGCTCGGCGATCGGATTTGCCGCATCGACCACCACGGCTTCGGCCGAGAAGGCATCGCAAGCGGGGGCCACGCCGCAGTCGCCGGCGATCAAAGCTCACGTGTTGGTGGCCGAAGACAATGGCATCAATCAGATGTATGTTCGCGAACTGCTTGAGCACATGGGGTGCACCTGTGACATCGCTAACAACGGGGCAGAGGCGTTGTCGTCGCTGGAGCTGAACCGCTATGACCTCGTGCTGATGGATTGCCAAATGCCCGAGATGGACGGCTTCGCCGCCAGTCGTGAGATCCGTCGCCGCGAAGCGTGCGGGGAACTGCCCGGCCGCCTGCCGATCGTTGCCCTGACCGCCAATGCCTTGAAAGGCGACCGCCAGCGGTGCTTGGCGGCTGGCATGGACGAGTATCTCAGCAAGCCAATTGAGTACGGGACGTTACGGAAAATACTGATGGAATTCATCAGCGTGCCAGGCGTCTCCACTCCCTCCTAA